In the genome of Podospora pseudocomata strain CBS 415.72m chromosome 2 map unlocalized CBS415.72m_2.2, whole genome shotgun sequence, one region contains:
- the stp1 gene encoding Low molecular weight phosphotyrosine protein phosphatase (BUSCO:EOG09265A08; EggNog:ENOG503P1R8; COG:T) produces the protein MAEKISVLFVCLGNICRSTMAEGVFQALAKKEPYKDLVADIDSCGTGGYHIGEGPDNRTMSTLESHGITDYVHAARKVNASDFDKFDYIFAMDRANLSDLQRIQQRKSNSKAKVMLFGEYSGTGKAEVISDPYYGGQQGFEKAYEQATRFSTNFLKEVFPDVN, from the exons ATGGCTGAGAAGATTTCGGTCCTTTTCGTTTGCCTGGGCAACATCTGTAGATCGACCATGGCTGAAGGCGTCTTCCAAGCCCTGGCAAAGAAGGAGCCGTACAAGGATCTGGTTGCCGATATTGATTCTTGCGGAACGG GTGGGTACCACATTGGTGAAGGACCAGATAACCGCACCATGTCCACCCTCGAATCTCATGGTATCACTGACTATGTGCATGCGGCACGCAAG GTGAATGCGTCTGATTTCGACAAGTTTGATTACATCTTCGCCATGGACCGTGCCAACCTCTCCGACCTCCAACGTATCCAGCAACGCAAATCGAATAGCAAGGCCAAAGTGATGCTTTTCGGAGAGTACTCGGGAACCGGCAAGGCCGAGGTGATCAGTGACCCCTACTATGGTGGGCAGCAAGGTTTCGAGAAGGCGTATGAACAGGCGACCCGTTTCTCGACCAATTTCCTCAAGGAAGTCTTCCCTGACGTTAACTAA
- the tmk2 gene encoding mitogen activated protein kinase 2 (COG:T; EggNog:ENOG503NVP2) yields the protein MGDLQGRKVFKVFNQDFIVDERYTVTKELGQGAYGIVCAAVNNQTNEGVAIKKVTNVFSKKILAKRALREIKLLQHFRGHRNITCLYDMDIPRPDSFNETYLYEELMECDLAAIIRSGQPLTDAHFQSFIYQILCGLKYIHSANVLHRDLKPGNLLVNADCELKICDFGLARGFSVDPEENAGYMTEYVATRWYRAPEIMLSFQNYTKAIDVWSVGCILAELLGGRPFFKGRDYVDQLNQILHILGTPNEETLSRIGSPRAQEYVRNLPFMAKKSFPSLFPNANPDALDLLDRMLAFDPSRRISVEEALEHPYLAIWHDASDEPDCPTTFNFDFEVIDDVNEMRKMILSEVVNFRAQVRTVPGQAGSAGNIQQAPSNVPIPAGGPGQQWTAEDPRPMEYGNQMQGLEAELGGR from the exons ATGGGCGATCTCCAGGGCCGTAAGGTGTTCAAGGTGTTCAACCAGGACTTCATCGTCGATGAAAGATACACCGTGACCAAGGAGCTTGGTCAGGGCGCATACGGCATTGTCTG TGCCGCGGTGAACAACCAGACCAACGAGGGCgttgccatcaagaaggtCACCAATGTGTTCAGCAAGAAGATTTTGGCCAAGCGCGCCCTGCGCGAGATCAAGCTCCTGCAGCACTTCAGGGGTCACCGAAAT ATCACCTGCTTGTATGATATGGATATTCCCAGACCCGACAGCTTCAACGAGACATATCTTTATGAGG AGTTGATGGAGTGCGATCTTGCTGCCATCATTCGTTCCGGCCAGCCTCTTACCGACGCCCATTTCCAATCTTTCATTTACCAAATCCTCTGCGGTCTGAAATACATTCACTCAGCCAACGTTCTCCATCGCGATCTCAAGCCAGGAAACTTGCTTGTCAACGCCGACTGCGAACTGAAGATTTGCGATTTCGGTCTGGCGCGTGGCTTCTCGGTTGATCCCGAGGAAAATGCCGGGTACATGACTGAGTATGTCGCGACGAGATGGTACCGCGCGCCCGAAATCATGTTGAGCTTCCAGAATTACACCAAAGCTA TTGACGTATGGTCTGTCGGCTGCATTCTCGCTGAGCTCCTTGGCGGTCGCCCCTTTTTCAAGGGTCGCGATTACGTCGACCAGCTGAACCAAATTCTCCACATTCTTGGTACCCCTAATGAGGAAACTTTGTCTCGCATCGGTTCCCCTAGGGCCCAGGAATACGTGCGGAATCTTCCTTTCATGGCCAAGAAGTCATTCCCTTCGCTCTTCCCTAATGCCAACCCGGACGCTCTCGACCTCTTGGACCGTATGCTTGCTTTCGACCCCTCTCGCCGCATCAGTGTCGAGGAGGCCCTCGAACACCCCTATCTTGCCATCTGGCACGACGCTAGTGACGAGCCCGACTGCCCAACCACTTTCAACTTTGACTTCGAGGTCATCGATGATGTTAATGAAATGCGCAAGATGATCCTCAGCGAGGTTGTCAACTTCAGAGCCCAAGTCCGCACTGTCCCTGGCCAGGCGGGCTCTGCCGGTAACATCCAACAGGCGCCATCAAACGTCCCCATTCCTGCAGGTGGGCCCGGCCAGCAGTGGACGGCCGAGGACCCAAGACCGATGGAGTACGGTAACCAAATGCAGGGTCTCGAGGCTGAGCTCGGAGGCAGATAG